Part of the Sporosarcina sp. FSL K6-2383 genome is shown below.
AACCGATATAATTGTCTCCACAACACACCAATTACTAAAAACCACACTAAACTTTCTTCATATGTAAAAATAATCTAAGAAAAGCCGATCCATTCAATGGATCGGCTTCAACGTGATTATTTTTTTTCTTTCATATCGCTATTTGAAATAATGTGGTCAATCAAACCGTATTCCTTTGCACGTTCTGCTGTCATAAAGTTATCGCGATCAGTGTCTCTTGCAAGAACTTCAATCGATTGTCCTGTACGCTCTGCAAGAATGCTGTTTAGCTTCTCACGAAGGAACAGAATACGCTTCGCTGCAATTTCAATTTCTGTCGCCTGGCCTTGTGCACCGCCAAGTGGCTGGTGAATCATCACTTCCGCATTTGGAAGAGAATATCGCTTACCTTTCGTACCAGCTGCAAGAAGGAAAGAACCCATTGAAGCAGCCATCCCGATACAAATTGTTTGTACATCAGGTTTGATGAACTGCATTGTATCGTAAATTGCCATCCCAGCTGTAATACTTCCGCCTGGGCTATTGATGTAAATCGAGATATCTTTTTCTGGATCTTCTGCTTCAAGGAATAAAAGCTGTGCGACGATAGAGTTTGACACGTTGTCGTCAATTGCACTACCAAGCATAATAATTCTGTCTTTCAATAAACGGGAATAAATATCGTAAGCCCGCTCTCCACGACTCGTCTGTTCAATTACTGTAGGTATTAGATTCATTCCATTTCCTCCTTCAAGGTGGATAGTGTTGTCAGTCTGTTGAAACGCACTTCCGCTTCAACTGTAATTTTATCATACATAGTATGGTCAACAAAGGTCAAATATAACGCTCCCAAAATAACTATTGCATTCGTCTAACCGCATTAGTATAATGGAGTTTGTCTGCTACAAGGCAGTTTATGAATAATGGGTCCTCGTGGTGCAATGGATAGCACGTAAGCCTCCGAAGCTTAAAATGTGGGTTCGACTCCCGCCGAGGGCATTCCCACCCGTCATTGTGTATGCAATGACGGGTATTTTATTGCCCCAAAAAGCTTAGCCCTCAACTTCTCTCATTATTCATAATAAAAAACCGTCTCCAACTATCAAATTACGATACGAAAACGGCTAGGTTTGTTATTTATTTTTCATTTTCAACAAGGACGGAAAGTGTACTTAACGCCTGTTCTTCGTCAATGCCTTCAGCAATGAGTGTAACCGATGTGCCTCGTGCGATTGCGAGACTCATTATCCCCATAATACTTTTCGCATTTACTTGCCGGTTTTCTTTCTTCAAAAACACATCTGATGTAAAACGATTTGCCTCCTGGACAAAAAGTGCTGCTTGCCTTGCTTGTAAACCTGATTTCAATTTCACTTCCACTGTTTGTTCTGCCATGAATTCCCCAACTCCTGTCTATTTGTCAGCTTCCAATGCCCCCATTACGGAGATTTTCTGCAATTTCCTCTATTTTTCTTAAACGATGATTCACGCCTGACTTACTAACCGT
Proteins encoded:
- the clpP gene encoding ATP-dependent Clp endopeptidase proteolytic subunit ClpP; the encoded protein is MNLIPTVIEQTSRGERAYDIYSRLLKDRIIMLGSAIDDNVSNSIVAQLLFLEAEDPEKDISIYINSPGGSITAGMAIYDTMQFIKPDVQTICIGMAASMGSFLLAAGTKGKRYSLPNAEVMIHQPLGGAQGQATEIEIAAKRILFLREKLNSILAERTGQSIEVLARDTDRDNFMTAERAKEYGLIDHIISNSDMKEKK
- a CDS encoding HPr family phosphocarrier protein, with translation MAEQTVEVKLKSGLQARQAALFVQEANRFTSDVFLKKENRQVNAKSIMGIMSLAIARGTSVTLIAEGIDEEQALSTLSVLVENEK